One window from the genome of candidate division KSB1 bacterium encodes:
- a CDS encoding ABC transporter permease, which produces MRNYIIRRILTIIPLYFGITIITFLIIHLAPGKPSDLEAQMKPGLAIARERLEKIYGLDKPLHIQYWNWVKKMVMLDFGYSFKDSQPVLQKIMRTLPNTIILNVAALLLIYFIAVPIGILSAVKQYSVFDKVSTVMVFIGMAIPSFWLALLLILVFSVKLGWLPISGMHSIMVNFQSLTFWERSWDLLKHAILPVFVQAFAGLAWLSRYTRSSMLEIIRQDYITTARAKGLSERTVIFKHALRNALLPIVTILGLSLPGLISGSVIIEKIFAWPGMGRLAFEAVMARDYPVIMGTSVFSVFLLLFGNLLADILYGIVDPRIKYD; this is translated from the coding sequence ATGCGCAATTACATCATTCGTCGGATTCTAACTATTATTCCCCTTTATTTCGGAATCACCATCATTACATTTCTCATTATTCACCTTGCGCCTGGCAAACCATCAGATCTGGAGGCACAAATGAAGCCGGGGCTGGCCATCGCCCGTGAGCGGCTGGAGAAGATCTATGGCCTGGATAAGCCGCTCCATATCCAATATTGGAACTGGGTGAAGAAAATGGTGATGCTGGACTTCGGCTATTCTTTCAAAGATAGTCAACCAGTATTGCAGAAGATCATGCGAACGTTGCCCAATACGATCATTTTGAATGTCGCGGCGCTGCTGCTGATCTATTTCATTGCCGTGCCGATTGGCATATTATCGGCAGTGAAACAATATTCTGTGTTCGACAAAGTCTCCACTGTCATGGTTTTTATTGGGATGGCCATCCCCAGTTTCTGGCTGGCGCTGCTTCTGATCTTGGTATTTTCGGTGAAACTGGGTTGGTTGCCTATTTCAGGAATGCATTCAATCATGGTGAATTTTCAATCCTTGACGTTTTGGGAGCGGAGCTGGGACCTACTCAAACATGCCATTTTACCAGTGTTTGTCCAGGCCTTTGCTGGTTTGGCCTGGTTATCTCGATATACTCGCTCCAGTATGTTGGAAATCATCCGCCAAGATTACATCACGACAGCGCGAGCCAAAGGGCTTAGCGAACGCACGGTAATTTTCAAACATGCATTGCGCAACGCATTGCTCCCAATTGTAACCATTCTGGGTTTAAGCTTGCCTGGACTGATCAGTGGCAGTGTCATCATCGAAAAGATTTTCGCGTGGCCAGGCATGGGAAGGCTGGCTTTCGAAGCTGTTATGGCGCGCGACTACCCTGTGATTATGGGCACTTCCGTATTCTCTGTGTTTCTTCTGTTGTTTGGGAATCTGTTGGCAGATATTTTGTACGGAATCGTCGATCCGAGGATCAAGTATGATTGA